Proteins encoded in a region of the Streptomyces sp. NBC_00310 genome:
- a CDS encoding HAD-IC family P-type ATPase gives MTHIDAGTDLDPVHPTTAPATAHTGRARGLTAAEVAGRVARGEVNDVPVRSSRSTVDIVRANVFTRFNAIIGVLWVIMLFVAPFQDSLFGYVILANTGIGIIQEWRAKKTLDSLAVIGEARPTVRRDGVAVSVGTSDLVLGDVIEIGPGDKIVVDGECVETDGLEIDESLLTGEADPVVKQPGDQVMSGSFVVAGGGAFTATKVGREAYAAQLAEEASRFTLVHSELRSGISTILKYVTWMMIPTAIGLIISQLVVKENDFKDSVARTVGGIVPMVPEGLVLLTSVAFAIGVIRLGRKQCLVQELPAIEGLARVDTVCLDKTGTLTEGGMDVTEVRSLNGADESYVRKVLGALGESDPRPNASLQAVVDAYPDSEDWRCTESLPFSSARKYSGASFSEGDGETSTWLLGAPDVLLPDGDPALTDTEHLNEEGLRVLLLARVTRELDDPEVATGAHPTALVVLEQRLRPDASDTLRYFEEQNVRAKVISGDNAVSVGAVAGKLGLTGEVVDARRLPAERDDMARALDSGTVFGRVTPQQKRDMVGALQSHGHTVAMTGDGVNDVLALKDADIGVAMGSGSEATRAVAQIVLLNNSFATLPSVVAEGRRVIGNITRVATLFLVKTVYSVLLAVLVACWQVEYPFLPRHLTLLSTLTIGVPAFFLALAPNKERARPHFVRRVMRYAIPGGVLAALATFATYLIARHHYAGEGSLEAETSASTLTLFLISMWVLAIIARPYTWWRLGLVAAMGAGFLVVLVVPWLQDFFALRLVGTAMPWTAVAVAAGASAVLEFLWRWVDRRFPA, from the coding sequence ATGACGCACATCGACGCGGGCACCGACCTCGATCCTGTGCACCCCACCACCGCCCCGGCCACGGCACACACGGGCCGGGCGCGCGGTCTCACGGCCGCCGAGGTGGCCGGACGAGTGGCCCGCGGCGAGGTGAACGACGTACCCGTACGGAGCAGCCGCTCCACGGTGGACATCGTCCGCGCGAACGTCTTCACCCGGTTCAACGCGATCATCGGCGTGCTCTGGGTGATCATGCTGTTCGTGGCGCCGTTCCAGGACAGCCTCTTCGGCTATGTGATCCTCGCCAACACGGGCATCGGCATCATCCAGGAGTGGCGGGCGAAGAAGACCCTCGACTCCCTCGCGGTGATCGGCGAGGCGAGGCCGACGGTCCGGCGGGACGGGGTCGCCGTGTCGGTCGGCACCTCCGACCTCGTCCTCGGAGACGTCATCGAGATCGGCCCCGGCGACAAGATCGTCGTCGATGGGGAGTGCGTCGAGACCGACGGCCTGGAGATCGACGAGTCGCTGCTCACCGGCGAGGCCGACCCGGTCGTCAAGCAGCCCGGCGACCAGGTGATGTCGGGCAGTTTCGTGGTCGCGGGCGGCGGCGCGTTCACCGCGACGAAGGTGGGCCGGGAGGCCTACGCGGCCCAGCTGGCCGAGGAGGCGAGCCGCTTCACCCTCGTCCACTCGGAACTCCGCTCCGGCATCTCCACCATCCTCAAGTACGTCACGTGGATGATGATCCCGACCGCGATCGGCCTGATCATCAGCCAGCTGGTCGTGAAGGAGAACGACTTCAAGGACTCCGTCGCCCGCACGGTCGGCGGCATCGTGCCGATGGTCCCCGAGGGTCTCGTCCTCCTCACCTCCGTCGCCTTCGCGATCGGGGTGATCCGCCTCGGCCGCAAGCAGTGCCTGGTCCAGGAGCTGCCGGCCATCGAGGGCCTGGCCCGCGTCGACACCGTCTGCCTCGACAAGACGGGCACCCTCACCGAGGGCGGCATGGACGTCACCGAGGTGCGCTCCCTCAACGGCGCGGACGAGTCGTACGTACGCAAGGTCCTCGGCGCCCTCGGCGAATCGGACCCCCGCCCGAACGCCTCCCTCCAGGCCGTCGTCGACGCCTACCCGGACAGCGAGGACTGGCGCTGCACCGAGTCGCTGCCCTTCTCCTCGGCCCGCAAGTACAGCGGCGCGTCCTTCAGCGAGGGCGACGGCGAGACCAGCACCTGGCTGCTCGGCGCCCCCGACGTCCTCCTCCCCGACGGCGACCCGGCCCTCACCGATACCGAACACCTGAACGAGGAGGGGCTACGGGTGCTCCTGCTGGCCCGGGTGACCCGGGAGCTGGACGACCCCGAGGTCGCGACCGGCGCGCACCCCACGGCCCTCGTCGTCCTCGAACAACGGCTGCGCCCCGACGCCTCCGACACCCTCCGCTACTTCGAGGAACAGAACGTACGGGCGAAGGTCATCTCCGGCGACAACGCGGTGTCGGTCGGCGCGGTGGCCGGCAAACTGGGCCTCACCGGCGAGGTCGTCGACGCCCGCCGGCTCCCCGCCGAACGCGACGACATGGCGCGGGCGCTCGACTCCGGCACGGTCTTCGGCCGGGTCACCCCGCAGCAGAAGCGGGACATGGTCGGCGCGCTCCAGTCCCACGGCCACACGGTCGCGATGACCGGGGACGGCGTGAACGACGTCCTGGCCCTCAAGGACGCCGACATCGGTGTGGCGATGGGCTCGGGCTCGGAGGCCACCAGGGCCGTCGCCCAGATCGTCCTCCTCAACAACAGCTTCGCGACGCTGCCGTCGGTGGTCGCGGAGGGCCGCCGGGTGATCGGCAACATCACCCGCGTCGCGACCCTCTTCCTGGTGAAGACGGTCTACTCGGTGCTCCTCGCCGTCCTGGTGGCCTGCTGGCAGGTGGAGTACCCCTTCCTCCCCCGCCACCTGACCCTGCTCTCGACCCTGACGATCGGCGTCCCGGCCTTCTTCCTCGCCCTGGCCCCCAACAAGGAACGCGCGCGACCCCACTTCGTACGCCGGGTGATGCGGTACGCGATCCCGGGCGGCGTACTGGCGGCCCTGGCCACCTTCGCCACGTATCTGATCGCCCGTCACCACTACGCGGGCGAGGGCTCGTTGGAGGCGGAGACCAGCGCCTCCACCCTCACCCTCTTCCTGATCTCCATGTGGGTGCTGGCCATCATCGCCCGCCCGTACACCTGGTGGCGCCTGGGCCTCGTCGCCGCGATGGGCGCCGGCTTCCTGGTGGTCCTCGTCGTCCCCTGGCTGCAGGACTTCTTCGCCCTGCGGCTGGTGGGGACGGCGATGCCGTGGACCGCGGTCGCCGTCGCGGCGGGGGCGTCGGCCGTACTGGAGTTCCTGTGGAGGTGGGTGGACCGCCGCTTCCCGGCGTAG
- a CDS encoding MarR family winged helix-turn-helix transcriptional regulator — protein MPDLNHGDDEAAVNALRSAVMRLSRRLKHQRVDESLSPTEMSVLGTLARCGTATPGELARKEHVQPPSMTRIVALLESKGLVKLEPHPEDRRQKVVTQTERAEAMLEESRRKRNAFLASLVEGLGEDEWEKLRAAAPVLEKLAHL, from the coding sequence ATGCCTGACCTGAACCATGGCGACGACGAGGCCGCTGTGAACGCCCTCCGTTCCGCCGTGATGCGCCTGTCCCGTCGGCTCAAGCACCAGCGGGTCGACGAGTCGCTGAGCCCCACCGAGATGTCGGTGCTCGGCACACTCGCCCGCTGCGGCACCGCCACCCCCGGTGAGCTGGCCCGCAAGGAGCATGTGCAGCCGCCGTCGATGACCCGCATCGTCGCCCTGCTGGAGAGCAAGGGGCTGGTGAAGCTGGAGCCGCATCCCGAGGACCGGCGGCAGAAGGTGGTCACCCAGACCGAGCGGGCCGAGGCGATGTTGGAGGAGAGCCGCCGCAAGCGCAACGCGTTCCTCGCCTCCCTCGTCGAGGGCCTCGGCGAGGACGAGTGGGAGAAGCTCCGCGCCGCCGCGCCGGTGCTGGAGAAGCTCGCCCATCTCTGA
- a CDS encoding sacsin N-terminal ATP-binding-like domain-containing protein, with the protein MSKFVRPAAEGADPFGTARLRRGVLDAWATSPARFREDANAEEDLVLGGYRDRLVVELAQNAADAAARAKVPGRLRLTLRDGVLVAANTGAPLDAGGVESLSTLRASAKREPAVGADSAVGAVGRFGVGFAAVLAVTDEPAVVGRHGGIRWSLAEARLLAADTARHSPGLGDEIRRRDGHVPLLRLPFAAEGSAPESYDTVVILPLRDTAAADLAERLLHAVDDALLLALPGLDEVVIEVGAGDVRTMRRRVEGAYVVVEDSRDGVTRWRTVAEHGVIEGALLTDRPVEERLRPHWSVTWAVPTGPDGAPVRPLTSPVVHAPTPSDEALGVPALLIASFPLDTTRRHAAPGPLTDFLVQRAADAYAGLLAAWEPVDEGIIDLVPGPLGKGELDGALRQAILERLPRTSFLPPAHRPDPEDEDDDLPASLRPRDAEVVEGAGAETVHVLSDVLPSLLPAGLERRAELRTLGVARLPLGDAIDRLAGLEKAPDWWRRLYDSLAGVDPDRLSGLPVPLADGRTTIGPRQVLLPTPDGPQAAPETLARLGLKVAHPDAAHPLLEKLGALPATPRAVLTTPQVRAAVAASLDDDGGVWDEEDGRPDADELADLVLALVRDAALDPGDEPWLGALALTDEDGELAPAGELVLPGSPFAQVIREDELAFVDAELADRWGEQPLAACGVLANFALVRATDVVLDPDELEPRDGDFAEPDDAGLLDAVDVWSEDILDRFPDSPVPPVATEIVAVRDLDLVDEDRWPEALALLARPPLRDALVQPVRILLPDGTHEVVRPYTAWWLRGHPVLDGRRPAGLLAAGGDPLLHGLYDEADATGFDDEQVLRALGVRTSVAALLDEPGGAAELLERLADPDLPVSAAQLHGLYGALADLDPEQVTLPDELRAVVDGEVTVVDAADAVVVDSPDLLPFTSGMPLLPVRPSRAAELAELFQVRRLSESVTGEVDSEGTEHDVPESVRVLLGPATPSSYFEHEELVVDGVELDWRRTRDGVLHASTLEGVAAGLAWAAGQWPRRFEVAALLEDPSRTAELARDRWFD; encoded by the coding sequence GTGAGCAAGTTCGTGCGGCCGGCGGCCGAGGGTGCGGACCCGTTCGGGACGGCTCGGCTGCGGCGGGGCGTGCTCGACGCCTGGGCGACCAGCCCGGCCCGGTTCCGTGAGGATGCCAACGCCGAGGAGGATCTCGTCCTCGGCGGCTACCGGGACCGTCTCGTCGTGGAGTTGGCGCAGAACGCCGCCGACGCCGCCGCGCGGGCCAAGGTGCCGGGACGGCTGCGGCTCACCCTCCGCGACGGCGTCCTCGTCGCGGCCAACACCGGTGCCCCGCTGGACGCGGGCGGCGTCGAGTCGCTGTCCACGCTCCGCGCGTCCGCGAAGCGGGAGCCCGCTGTCGGCGCTGACAGCGCTGTCGGCGCGGTGGGACGGTTCGGCGTCGGTTTCGCCGCCGTGCTCGCCGTCACCGACGAGCCCGCCGTCGTCGGGCGCCACGGCGGTATCCGCTGGTCGCTCGCCGAGGCCCGGCTGCTCGCCGCCGACACCGCGCGGCACAGCCCGGGGCTGGGCGACGAGATCCGCCGGCGTGACGGCCATGTGCCGCTGCTGCGGCTGCCGTTCGCGGCCGAGGGGTCCGCCCCGGAGTCGTACGACACCGTGGTCATCCTGCCGCTGCGCGACACCGCCGCCGCCGATCTCGCCGAGCGGCTGCTGCACGCCGTCGACGACGCCCTGCTGCTCGCACTGCCCGGCCTCGACGAGGTCGTCATCGAGGTCGGCGCCGGTGACGTACGGACGATGCGGCGGCGCGTGGAGGGGGCGTACGTCGTCGTCGAGGACTCGCGGGACGGGGTCACGCGCTGGCGTACCGTCGCCGAGCACGGGGTGATCGAGGGCGCCCTGCTCACCGACCGGCCCGTCGAGGAGCGGCTGCGGCCGCACTGGTCCGTCACCTGGGCGGTGCCGACGGGGCCCGACGGCGCGCCGGTACGGCCGCTCACCAGCCCCGTCGTGCACGCGCCCACACCCAGCGACGAGGCCCTCGGCGTGCCCGCGCTGCTCATCGCCTCCTTCCCGCTGGACACGACCCGGCGGCACGCCGCGCCCGGGCCGCTCACCGACTTCCTCGTGCAGCGCGCGGCGGACGCGTACGCCGGACTGCTCGCCGCCTGGGAGCCGGTGGACGAGGGGATCATCGACCTCGTGCCCGGCCCGCTGGGCAAGGGCGAGCTGGACGGCGCCCTGCGCCAGGCGATCCTGGAGCGGCTGCCGCGGACCTCCTTCCTCCCGCCCGCGCACCGGCCCGATCCCGAGGACGAGGACGACGACCTTCCGGCCTCCCTCCGGCCGCGTGACGCCGAGGTCGTCGAGGGGGCCGGCGCCGAGACCGTGCACGTTCTCTCCGACGTACTGCCCAGCCTGCTGCCCGCCGGGCTCGAACGGCGCGCGGAACTGCGTACGTTGGGCGTCGCGCGCCTGCCGCTGGGCGACGCGATCGACCGGCTCGCGGGCCTGGAGAAGGCGCCCGACTGGTGGCGGCGGCTCTACGACAGCCTCGCCGGCGTCGACCCGGACCGGCTGTCCGGGCTCCCGGTGCCGCTCGCGGACGGACGGACGACCATCGGGCCGCGTCAGGTGCTCCTGCCGACCCCCGACGGGCCGCAGGCCGCCCCCGAGACCCTCGCCCGTCTCGGTCTGAAGGTCGCCCACCCGGACGCCGCACATCCGCTGCTGGAGAAGCTGGGCGCCCTGCCCGCGACCCCGCGCGCCGTGCTCACCACCCCGCAGGTACGGGCCGCCGTGGCCGCGTCCCTGGACGACGACGGCGGTGTCTGGGACGAGGAGGACGGACGACCGGACGCCGACGAACTGGCCGACCTCGTCCTCGCCCTGGTCCGAGACGCCGCCCTCGACCCCGGCGACGAACCCTGGCTCGGCGCCCTCGCCCTGACCGACGAGGACGGTGAACTGGCACCCGCCGGTGAACTCGTCCTCCCCGGCAGCCCCTTCGCCCAGGTCATCCGCGAGGACGAACTCGCCTTCGTGGACGCCGAGCTGGCCGACCGCTGGGGCGAACAGCCGCTGGCCGCCTGCGGAGTCCTGGCCAACTTCGCCCTCGTCCGCGCCACCGACGTCGTCCTCGACCCGGACGAACTGGAGCCGCGCGACGGGGACTTCGCCGAACCCGACGACGCCGGGCTGCTCGACGCGGTGGACGTGTGGTCCGAGGACATCCTCGACCGGTTCCCGGACAGCCCCGTACCGCCCGTCGCGACCGAGATCGTGGCCGTGCGCGACCTGGACCTCGTCGACGAGGACCGCTGGCCGGAGGCGCTCGCGCTGCTCGCCCGGCCGCCGCTGCGCGACGCCCTCGTCCAGCCGGTACGCATCCTGCTCCCGGACGGCACGCACGAGGTCGTACGCCCCTACACCGCCTGGTGGCTGCGCGGCCACCCGGTCCTCGACGGCCGCCGCCCGGCGGGCCTCCTGGCGGCCGGCGGCGACCCGCTCCTGCATGGCCTGTACGACGAGGCCGACGCCACCGGCTTCGACGACGAACAGGTCCTGCGGGCGCTGGGCGTCCGGACGTCGGTGGCCGCGCTGCTGGACGAACCGGGAGGCGCCGCCGAGCTGCTGGAGCGCCTGGCCGACCCGGACCTGCCCGTGTCCGCCGCCCAACTGCACGGACTCTACGGCGCGTTGGCCGACCTCGATCCCGAACAGGTGACGCTGCCGGACGAGTTGCGCGCGGTGGTGGACGGCGAGGTGACCGTCGTGGACGCGGCCGACGCCGTGGTCGTCGACTCGCCTGACCTGCTGCCCTTCACCTCCGGGATGCCCCTGCTGCCCGTACGGCCGTCCCGGGCCGCCGAGTTGGCCGAGCTGTTCCAGGTGCGGCGGCTCAGCGAGTCGGTGACGGGCGAGGTGGACTCGGAGGGCACGGAACACGACGTACCGGAGTCGGTACGGGTCCTGCTCGGCCCGGCCACCCCCTCGTCGTACTTCGAGCATGAGGAACTGGTCGTCGACGGAGTCGAGTTGGACTGGCGCCGCACCCGGGACGGCGTACTGCACGCCTCCACCCTGGAGGGGGTCGCCGCCGGGCTGGCCTGGGCGGCGGGTCAGTGGCCACGCCGCTTCGAGGTGGCCGCGCTGCTCGAAGACCCGTCCAGGACGGCGGAGTTGGCGCGGGACCGCTGGTTCGACTGA
- a CDS encoding DUF3027 domain-containing protein: MSAATTRSRTPDRLCAEAVDLARGAAEEAAAPGVVGEHAGLVSEGDRVVTHFFECKEMGYRGWRWAVTVARASRAKFVTLDEVVLLPGPDALLAPEWVPWSERLRPGDMGPGDLLPTDAEDLRLEPGYSGEDEPLPNSPVSHDMAELVEAEDAEVTAGVPANLPLVPTRGSIAAVAEELGMRRARVLSRYGLHTAADRWEEGFGAKTAMAQAAPAACVSCGFLVPIGGSLGQAFGVCANEYAPADGRMVSLTYGCGGHSEAAVMPAPPRPAPPRLDETRVDPFPLRPSPDSGSVPVGAEEAEDEADLGHS, from the coding sequence GTGAGCGCAGCGACAACGCGAAGCCGCACCCCCGACCGTCTGTGCGCCGAGGCCGTCGACCTCGCCCGCGGCGCCGCCGAGGAGGCCGCCGCGCCCGGCGTGGTGGGCGAGCACGCGGGGCTCGTCTCCGAGGGCGACCGCGTGGTGACGCACTTTTTCGAATGCAAGGAGATGGGCTACCGCGGCTGGCGCTGGGCCGTCACCGTCGCCCGTGCCTCACGCGCGAAGTTCGTGACGCTGGACGAGGTGGTGCTGCTCCCCGGTCCGGACGCGCTGCTCGCGCCGGAGTGGGTGCCGTGGAGCGAGCGGCTCCGGCCGGGCGACATGGGCCCCGGCGACCTGCTGCCCACCGACGCCGAGGACCTGCGGCTGGAGCCCGGGTACTCCGGCGAGGACGAGCCGCTGCCGAACTCCCCGGTCTCGCACGACATGGCCGAGCTGGTGGAGGCGGAGGACGCCGAGGTCACCGCCGGGGTACCGGCCAACCTGCCGCTCGTGCCGACCCGGGGGTCCATCGCGGCCGTCGCCGAGGAACTGGGGATGCGGCGGGCGCGCGTCCTGTCCCGGTACGGGCTGCACACGGCCGCGGACCGGTGGGAGGAAGGGTTCGGGGCGAAGACCGCGATGGCCCAGGCCGCGCCCGCGGCGTGTGTGAGTTGTGGATTCCTGGTGCCGATCGGGGGGTCGCTCGGGCAGGCCTTCGGGGTGTGCGCGAACGAGTACGCGCCGGCGGACGGCCGGATGGTCTCCCTCACGTACGGATGCGGGGGCCACTCGGAGGCGGCGGTCATGCCCGCTCCGCCCCGGCCGGCCCCGCCCCGGCTCGACGAGACCCGCGTGGATCCCTTCCCGCTGCGGCCGTCGCCGGATTCCGGTTCGGTGCCGGTGGGGGCCGAGGAGGCCGAGGACGAGGCGGATCTGGGGCACTCGTAG
- a CDS encoding MOSC domain-containing protein, producing the protein MAARVTAVSANGTYSFSKPNRASITLLTGLGVEGDVHAGRTVKHRFRMTYEPDAPNLRQVHLIHEELFDELAAKGFTVAAGQLGENISTRGIDLLGLPAGALLHLGDEAIVEVTGLRNPCDQINTFQKGLLKEVFELDAATGDFTFKSGIMGVVRQGGTVRPGDAIDVELPAGPHHPLERV; encoded by the coding sequence ATGGCGGCGCGGGTCACGGCTGTGAGCGCGAACGGGACGTACTCCTTCAGCAAGCCGAACCGTGCGAGCATCACGCTGCTCACCGGTCTCGGCGTCGAGGGCGATGTCCACGCGGGGAGGACCGTCAAGCACCGGTTCCGTATGACGTACGAGCCGGACGCGCCCAATCTGCGTCAGGTGCACCTCATCCACGAGGAGCTCTTCGACGAGCTGGCCGCGAAGGGCTTCACCGTCGCGGCCGGTCAGCTCGGCGAGAACATCTCCACCCGTGGGATCGACCTGCTGGGCCTTCCCGCGGGGGCTCTGCTGCACCTCGGCGACGAGGCGATCGTGGAGGTCACGGGGCTCCGCAACCCGTGCGACCAGATCAACACGTTCCAGAAGGGGCTGCTGAAGGAGGTCTTCGAACTCGACGCCGCGACAGGGGACTTCACCTTCAAGTCCGGGATCATGGGGGTGGTCCGGCAGGGGGGAACGGTCCGTCCCGGCGACGCGATCGACGTCGAGCTTCCGGCGGGGCCGCATCACCCGCTGGAGCGCGTATAG
- a CDS encoding DUF2530 domain-containing protein: protein MAKWIPKHEAPEPLEGPIVPTIIGGTILWLVLFVVQLPFYGWYEDHGHTWWVWTCLAGGGLGFIGIYYVRRRDAAIKRDAERKAAAEADTDTDATDVTPVE from the coding sequence ATGGCGAAGTGGATCCCCAAGCACGAGGCACCGGAGCCCCTGGAGGGGCCGATCGTGCCGACCATCATCGGTGGCACGATCCTGTGGCTCGTCCTCTTCGTCGTCCAGCTCCCCTTCTACGGCTGGTACGAGGACCACGGGCACACCTGGTGGGTGTGGACCTGCCTGGCGGGCGGCGGGCTCGGGTTCATCGGCATCTACTACGTACGCAGACGGGACGCGGCCATCAAGCGGGACGCGGAGCGCAAGGCCGCCGCCGAGGCCGACACCGACACCGACGCCACCGACGTGACGCCGGTCGAGTAG
- a CDS encoding MFS transporter: protein MTAPDSSPGAVDSSSDTAESPASRERVSMFRSLRVRNYRLFFVGQVVSNIGTWMQRIAQDWLVLSLTGSSTAVGVTMALQFLPMLLFGLYGGVLVDRFPKRRLLFLTQTSMAVTGLALAALTLSGQVQVWHVYVAAFAVGMATVVDNPARQSFVSEMVGPGQLQNAVSLNSANFQSARLVGPAVAGVLITTVGSGWAFLYNGLSFVAPLTGLLLMRTRELHPVRRAPRAKGQLREGLRYVAGRPELLWPIVLVGFIGTFGFNFPVWLSAYADDVFHADAGAYSLFNTLMAVGSVAGALLAARRGTARLRVLIGGALAFGLLEIMAALAPSYWIFALLMVPIGMFGLTVNVTTNTAIQMGTDPAMRGRVMALYMMVFLGGTPLGAPIAGWATDAYGARIGFVAGGVVSVVAAVVVGLILVRAGGMRLSVGWNQGHPRVRVLSRKRADEPRSVPV, encoded by the coding sequence GTGACCGCCCCCGACTCTTCGCCGGGCGCCGTCGATTCCTCGTCGGACACCGCCGAGTCCCCCGCCTCCCGTGAACGCGTCTCCATGTTCCGGTCGTTGCGGGTTCGGAACTACCGGCTGTTCTTCGTCGGGCAGGTCGTGTCGAACATCGGCACCTGGATGCAGCGGATCGCGCAGGACTGGCTGGTACTGAGCCTGACGGGATCGTCGACGGCTGTCGGGGTGACGATGGCGCTGCAGTTCCTGCCGATGCTGCTGTTCGGCCTGTACGGCGGGGTGCTGGTCGACCGGTTCCCCAAGAGGCGGCTGTTGTTCCTGACACAGACGTCGATGGCGGTCACGGGGCTGGCGCTCGCCGCGCTGACGCTCTCCGGTCAGGTCCAGGTGTGGCACGTGTACGTGGCCGCCTTCGCCGTGGGCATGGCCACCGTGGTCGACAACCCGGCCCGGCAGTCGTTCGTGTCGGAGATGGTCGGCCCCGGCCAGCTCCAGAACGCGGTCAGCCTCAACTCGGCGAACTTCCAGTCGGCCCGTCTGGTCGGCCCCGCCGTCGCCGGTGTGCTGATCACCACCGTCGGCTCGGGCTGGGCCTTCCTCTACAACGGCCTCTCCTTCGTCGCCCCCCTCACCGGTCTGCTGCTGATGCGGACCCGAGAGCTGCACCCCGTCCGCCGCGCTCCCCGCGCCAAGGGCCAGCTCCGTGAGGGCCTGCGCTATGTGGCCGGCCGCCCCGAACTGCTCTGGCCCATCGTCCTCGTCGGCTTCATCGGCACCTTCGGCTTCAACTTCCCCGTCTGGCTGTCGGCGTACGCGGACGACGTGTTCCACGCCGACGCCGGCGCGTACAGCCTCTTCAACACGCTCATGGCGGTCGGCTCCGTCGCCGGTGCCCTGCTCGCGGCCCGCCGCGGCACCGCCCGGCTGCGCGTGCTGATCGGGGGCGCGCTCGCCTTCGGCCTGCTGGAGATCATGGCCGCGCTGGCCCCGTCGTACTGGATCTTCGCCCTGCTCATGGTGCCGATAGGGATGTTCGGCCTGACCGTGAACGTCACCACCAACACGGCCATCCAGATGGGCACCGACCCCGCGATGCGCGGCCGCGTCATGGCCCTCTACATGATGGTCTTCCTGGGCGGTACGCCTCTGGGCGCGCCGATCGCGGGCTGGGCCACCGACGCGTACGGCGCCCGGATCGGCTTCGTCGCCGGCGGTGTCGTCTCCGTGGTCGCCGCGGTCGTCGTGGGCCTGATCCTCGTCAGGGCCGGTGGGATGCGGCTGTCGGTGGGATGGAACCAGGGGCACCCACGGGTGCGGGTCCTGTCCCGGAAGCGGGCCGACGAACCGAGGTCGGTACCGGTCTGA
- a CDS encoding ribbon-helix-helix protein, CopG family, whose protein sequence is MGTTVLSLRIDEELLERLRTHAAKRGMSVQDYVIGTLIRDDFDERFQTAVDETEKFYGVT, encoded by the coding sequence ATGGGGACCACTGTGCTCAGCCTGCGGATAGACGAGGAGCTGCTCGAACGGCTCCGGACCCACGCGGCGAAAAGGGGAATGAGCGTCCAGGACTACGTGATCGGGACGCTCATCCGGGACGACTTCGACGAGCGGTTCCAGACCGCCGTCGACGAGACGGAGAAGTTCTACGGGGTGACGTGA
- a CDS encoding DUF5707 domain-containing protein, with protein MGNALNKRAIVGAVTGALALTAFVAPAAQAAPTAGDTKISNVVVNGGKSVVVGSGKKTFAVSFTATDDSGISLKDVTVVLYHGASLETADSGAVANGNDDSRATCKKVNATTASCKASFTVETQSNLINSVAGTWKVWALAAAKDADYVEKDPAKTFKIQRQTKLTGANASPEPVKKGKTITVTSKLTRANWDTEKFPAYGGQSVKLQYKKAGTSVYKDVKTVKTSSTGVLKTTVKATADGSYRYVFAGSSGTAAVTSAADAIDVK; from the coding sequence GTGGGGAATGCATTGAACAAGCGTGCCATCGTGGGTGCCGTCACCGGCGCCCTGGCTCTGACCGCTTTCGTCGCCCCGGCCGCGCAGGCCGCTCCGACCGCCGGCGACACGAAGATCTCCAACGTCGTGGTCAACGGCGGTAAGTCGGTCGTCGTCGGCTCCGGGAAGAAGACCTTCGCGGTCTCCTTCACCGCCACGGACGACTCGGGCATCAGCCTCAAGGACGTCACCGTGGTCCTGTACCACGGCGCGAGCCTCGAGACCGCCGACAGCGGCGCCGTCGCCAACGGCAACGACGACAGCCGCGCCACCTGCAAGAAGGTGAACGCGACGACAGCGTCCTGCAAGGCGAGCTTCACCGTCGAGACGCAGTCCAACCTGATCAACTCCGTGGCCGGCACCTGGAAGGTCTGGGCGCTCGCCGCGGCCAAGGACGCCGACTACGTCGAGAAGGACCCGGCCAAGACCTTCAAGATCCAGCGCCAGACGAAGCTCACGGGCGCGAACGCCTCTCCGGAGCCGGTCAAGAAGGGCAAGACCATCACGGTCACGAGCAAGCTGACCCGTGCCAACTGGGACACCGAGAAGTTCCCGGCGTACGGCGGCCAGTCCGTGAAGCTGCAGTACAAGAAGGCGGGCACGTCCGTCTACAAGGACGTCAAGACGGTCAAGACGTCCTCCACGGGCGTCCTGAAGACCACCGTCAAGGCGACCGCCGACGGCTCGTACCGCTACGTCTTCGCGGGCAGCTCGGGCACGGCGGCCGTGACCTCGGCGGCCGACGCCATCGACGTGAAGTAG
- the thpR gene encoding RNA 2',3'-cyclic phosphodiesterase, with protein sequence MRLFAAVLPPAEVVDELGSVIGELKGLAGADRLRWTASPGWHFTLAFYGEVDEDVVPELSRRLERAARRSEPFPLAVRGGGQFGHGRALWAGAEGDLGALRLLADRAEAAARKAGVPMGEHRRYTPHLTVARSREDFDVRPFVGVLDAFAGRPWTVADLALVRSVLPTSGVAGEQPRYEAVGRWGLGAAG encoded by the coding sequence ATGAGACTGTTCGCCGCTGTGCTTCCGCCCGCCGAGGTCGTCGATGAACTCGGCTCGGTGATCGGGGAGTTGAAGGGCCTGGCCGGTGCGGACCGGTTGCGTTGGACCGCGTCGCCCGGCTGGCACTTCACGCTCGCCTTCTACGGAGAGGTCGACGAGGACGTCGTACCGGAGCTGTCACGGCGGCTGGAGCGGGCCGCGCGGCGGAGTGAGCCGTTTCCGCTGGCGGTGCGCGGTGGCGGGCAGTTCGGGCACGGCCGGGCGTTGTGGGCGGGGGCCGAGGGGGACCTCGGCGCCCTGCGGCTGCTGGCCGACCGCGCGGAGGCGGCGGCGCGCAAGGCCGGGGTGCCGATGGGGGAGCACCGCCGGTACACGCCCCACCTGACCGTGGCCCGCAGCCGCGAGGACTTCGACGTACGGCCGTTCGTCGGCGTCCTCGACGCCTTCGCCGGGCGTCCGTGGACGGTGGCCGACCTCGCGCTGGTGCGCAGCGTTCTGCCGACATCCGGCGTGGCGGGGGAGCAGCCGCGGTACGAGGCGGTCGGGCGGTGGGGCCTTGGGGCGGCCGGATGA